The genomic stretch tcgtgacgagaaaaccgtcttctattggatagtcaacgacttagtagatgttagggtcggttcagctccaggctgataagtatcgtcgacgggaggctttgttgtgtttttgacgcacagccctgtacgccgcctgacgatgcatccgagcggtagaagcattcgttcgtggttcggctcctggccgataagtctcaaatagttggaggtgctgtttgtgcatcacgcaccGCCCttttcgacaactagataggcatccatcgggagtggtttcagcggtattcgttcgtctgtagtcggtggtgttgatgttgagctggtacgtgacccctgtcaggcagtgtcctggtgtcttgacgcgaaggtctcgcagatggttctcgaagagcattacagaattataaaatagcatacaattagcttagtaaagagaaatcaacttaaagataattagtcgttcatttttggagtatcGGCCTCAGACctgctttcgttatttttagcgatatctgcacctaggggaatgcgataattgaacaaagtgacggggtacgaaataccacgtcacaagGTTTACATAATGATATAGGTTAAAATATGTGAGATTTTTACCTGATGAACAGCTTGGAGTAGGCTCTGTCGGTGGTCTATCAATTGACGCATTTAACAAGTATTCGACatcttgaaattcaaaaagtgAATCATCGTCATTCTACAGAACGCTACCTGGAATATGGAAaacattattgaaatatagttttttcaaaaaaacaattttgtattaatATGATAGATAATTtggtaatataataaaagtttTCTACGCTTTGTAGAAAAcctgtacatatatttaacgTCCATAAAGCGAGCTTGATAAAAGTGTTCCTTCATCCTGCGGAGAAGCTTATTGCCCTGCAAACTCATATTCAGGAACAGACTGAAGTGGCACCATTTTCCCAGATACTACTACTGGGTGAGATCCTGCTTTTGAACTTGATAAAGGAATCCACACCTGGAAAAGGATATCCAATGACTACTGTTCGCTCTCTGGGAGCTTGTGTTTCGACCGAGCCGCTTGGAAGGTGTGAGTCGCTTGGAATCAAAGATGATTTGTGGTGTTGagtttattttgtataatgctaactatttaatttatttacaatatgtACAGTTATTTACATGGTTGCCAAGTAATGCATGGTGCAGTTTTAGTGATAATGCAATGTGGTGGAGGCGTCAGTGTTGATGTCAGTCGTCTAGGGGGATCGTTCACGGTCCTGGGTGGCGGAGTGTATCTGCTTTCCGGCGAACTGGGAGGCGTTGAGGGACGGCGGTTCTCAGTCGGTTTCACCGGAGACTCCCACTCGCTGTCAGTAGTCTGGGTGGCAATTGTCGCAAAGGAACGCTGCGGCTCAGGAAATGGTGATACAGGAGGTGGGATGTGCCGGTAATAGCTCGGAGAAGTCAGTCGCGCTCGGCGAACATCCCACAAGGAGAGAAGCACGGCTGGTGGTCTTGTCAGTGGTCGAGCGGGAACGTCTATTGGGTGTAGTGTCCAAGGGACAGGCGGGTTTGATGCAGTTGATCTTTGTTGGTCGCTGGCCGAAGCCAGATAAAAAGAGTCCGTCATATAACGTCGTGTCGTCAAGTCTGTTGTGATGTCAGTCAGCTTGGTCAGTCAGTCGTTGTCGAGTCGATGAGCTGGAGCAGTGTCGTTCGGAGTCAGTTGGGAGCGTCAAGGCGTTGAACCCGAAGTGTCCTGCCGATCGGTCTGATCGGCCGTCTCTTATTCCAGCCTCGGTGGATCCTTGATAGCGGGAGACCATGTTTGGTGATTAAGCAACGCGCTCAGCTGCGTGGGTGGCGTGAGCGGCGTGCGTGACGTCACACTTTCTTCTGGGTCGCGTGATTAGAAAGTGTGCGAGGCTGGTTGCCTCGCGTGATTTGGAAGGCGCGCGACCGACGTGTTGCGTTCACAACGTTGTTGTGAACAACTACAGAAGAAAAACCATTAATGTTGTCTGCTAAAGAAAACAATAACGTCGCTCTACCGATCGATTTGGAGCTTCCAGATCAAAGGTTGTCCCTTTCACGTGCAAGTTTGAATTCAGCCAACTCTGCTTCTGCTGTGGCTTTCCTAATTTCAAGTTCTTGAATTCGTAAAAGGTGTTGAACTTTCAGCAGATGAATGTCGTTTTGGTTATCTTgcattaattttgaaattctttgctCACGGTCTTTCTTCATCTGAAAGAGCTCTCTGTCCTCAGCTGAGAGACCGTCTAGTCTCTGAGTCACAGCTTCCTCCATCGCCTTCTGAGCTATAGATTTTGACGCTGAAAAATGGCTCGATGATTCTGACCGACTTCGCTTTGCCGCCGCACGCATTTTTTTGCAAGTCGGCACCGGGATTCCTTTTAACATATcaatacaatttatttatcaataacTGGTATAGGGGTTTACATAATGATATATGTTAAAATATGTGAGATTTTTACCTGATGAACAGCTTGGAATAGGCTCTGTCGGTGGTCTATCAATTGACGCATCTAACAAGTATTCGACatcttgaaattcaaaaagtgAATCATCGTCATTCTCCAGAACGCTACCTGGAATATGAAAAACATTATTGAAAtgtagttttttcaaaaaaacaattttgtattaatATGATAGATAATTtggtaatataataaaagtttTAATCACCCATGGCTATTGCTTGCTCCCCCGGAATAATATTGGAACTGAACTCGGTCGGGGCAAGAGTCATTAAATGCGGCACAATTGCTGCAATGTCAGGGTCTACCTGTGCCTCTGGAATCTCCGGACCACCCCCAGTAGCCATACGTGCTTGCGTTTCCTGGGTCAAAGCATCCCGCTGGCTCTGTTTCATGTTAGACCACAGATTTTTAAGTTGTGGCACTGTTCTCTAAAAGAATGAAcataaaatataagaaaattctGTAGACTTTAATGAAgcgtcgaaaaatttattatcatatttGAGTGATCAAACGTACAAAAAATATGGCCAATAAGTGAATTGAATAACTCACCGTCTCACTGATTTGTAGTACACCATTGAATTTGTCAGCAATTTCATTCCATGCTGACTCTTTCTCACGGAGAGATCCTCCGTCACTCTTTTTTTGctcaacaatatttttatattttttcaaaatttctaaaaatatttttttatcaaccgCAGTGTAATGCTTGCCGCTTTTGCCTTTCGGAGCCATGGAGTATTACAAACCTCAAACTCCACACACCTTAAACTTCAAGTTTTTGAAACAAGGTTAGAAAAGTATACGGACAACCCCTGACACTCACCACTGCTCGTCAGTACTGCTGCTCGTGTACtataaaattcttcttcttcttcttcgttttataGCTATACCCCCActacaaaaaattgtacgcgatTTGTTcccgttttttagttcctctacgtggcgctaACGTTGTTGTGTTcataaagtataaaaatactcAAGAGCTGCATGCCTATACGAATATCTTGCACAGGCTGAGAAATAAAATCCGAGCATCTTATTGGGGGATACATCGGAAATATTCCGAACATAACCGAACGTCGAATAAGACCGTCTCAAGCTCAGTCTTCGCCAAGACGGTCTTGAATGAAATAAGCTAGCGCTTGAGACCAAATTCTTGACGAAGACCGTCTTGTTTTCCGACTATGAATACATAGCATCTCAAGACGGTCTTGAACGAATAAGACGATCTTCACCAAGACGGTCTTAAGCACCGCCTTGAGACctgactatgaatacgggCCTGACTGATTGTGCGTGCGTCGATTTAAGCCTTCATGCGCGCCACCGCGGCACGAATTTAAACTATTTTAAGGCGAGTTTCGATAAAATTCTAGTTATTTACTAAAGATCTGTCACAATACGGCACTTCCTGTCGGTATCCACAACGACGATTCGTTATCCCATTCTGTAATGTCGAAGTGTCGCTATTCGTAGTTACGGAATCGCACCGTCGTTATAAGATAGTCGTTACACGCGGCGAAATTCGTTATCGTTACGATACGTTCGGAATCGTTATTCTTATAACGAGTTACAGAATCGCCCCACAGCCGCGCAGGACGTAGGCGGGCGGTGGAGCCTCGTCTCCCATTATCTAGTATGTTAAATTACGACGACTAAGTTTTATAGATCTTGAGCACCTGTCCCACTACATTGTTCCCATCTACCTGTTGCAGTTCAACCACCCCTGGGGAGAGAAAGATTCGGTAGGTTCCACTAAATTTTGGTGCCAATTTGGCAACATGTTGAGTAGCAGATGACAGTGTGTGTTGTCGTTTTAACACTACCTGGGTAACAATTTCAGGCGGCAACTATATGGCGGCTACATGGCCAAACCAACCTAGCTATGTGGTTGCAATGTAGCCAGTTCGTGGTTTTATCCCGGCATATACATGACAAAGACAACCAACACATGTGGCAAACATGAGGTTATGATATGGCATATTTTCATGGCATCTTGATGGTTTCGAGGTGGTGGCTATATGGCCAAAATAGTCAGCTTCAATTTGGTTTTAACCAAGCTCTCACAAGGCCAAGCTCCCATGCGGCTATATCAAAATCAAGTAGGTGCTGGCTAGTTTAGCCACCTGGATGTCATGTCGAAACCAAGAAAAAACTGAGAAAATTCGCCAGCTCGCTGTCATACGGTTGCCGCATAAGTTGGCTGTCGTTGCAGAGTAATAGCCGGGAAAAAGCTACGAATCCCTCACATGGCGGCTGCTAGGCTATAACCGGGTCTAGCTATGTACTTTGCGTACTTCCGCTACCTAGCCGCCACCTTCAAACCAAGAAGTAACCATGAAGGTTCGCCAGGTCACTGTCGTACGGTTGCTTTATGAGCTCGTTATACATGCgacatataaatataagaatgacattttttttcatcgtggAAGTGCAACTGCATAAATTTATCGCACAATTAAACGATCAAACGAACTTACCTGTACGTGAAGTTCGATCGTTATTATACGATAGTCTCGCCCGAACTgattacatgtatacaatttGTAGTGCCATCTCTTCTAGCTATTCTAACCACGTCTTTTAGAGTTTAAAGATTTAAATTGACCGCGTATGGTGCCTCCAGTGGAGGTGGCGGCGCCACACGGTCACTTTCGTCATATCGttgaaagcaaaaaagaaaatttttgattcttaCATGGGAGAAGGATATTCTTTAAATATCCTAGGGTGCATTGGAACTCGGGTGGGACTGTAATCAGTTCGGGCGAGACTATCGTATAATAACAATCGAACTTCACGTACAGGTAAGTTCGTTTGATCGTTTAATTATACTTCCAGTCTCGCCCTCCTgattacatgtatacaatttGTAGATGTTTagagacaaaaatttttttttttttttgtttattaagttttcaagaaaaaccaAGAGACAGGAAACACTTATTCATACATATAGTTGTTTACTTATCTTTAGTGCGATTAAGCAGAACCACCTCagcaaaattattattattttgactGTTTATTGGtctattataaaattttgcaaagacTTGTGATTTCTCTGACCAACCAGCTGTCTTTCTTATCAGATCTAGGCTTACTCCTGCCTCTGCTGCTTTTGAAGTCGATGCATGTCGAGTGCTATGGGCAGTAAATTTTTCGTCTACTCCACACTCGCTGAGAAACTTTTTGATCCATCGACTAAGCGTTTGCGATGAAACCGCTTTGTGTGGTTTGCGAAAAGAAATCAACAaacgtttttcatttactcGTAACTCCTCTGTCTTTTTTATATACTCCAGTAAAGTATTTGCAACACAAAGCTCTGGCTTATCAGTGAATAAAGGTAAAACTAACAGGGGTTGTGAAGCTCCAGGCCGTGATGTCTTGATAATATCCGGGATCTTAATTTGCACGTTGTTTTTATAGcgagaaatattttcgattgCAATCAATGACAGGGTTTGAACTCTATGTGCAGTTCCCAGAGCCAATAAAATAACTAGTTTCTCTGTTAGTTGGCGTAACGACAGTTTATTTAATGGGAATAAGTTTGCAGCTCTTGTTAATACTGGCTCAGTATCCCATGTTGAGTCATGTTTGGGCTTGATAGGtctcaatttgaaaattccttTGAAAAACCGAGCAATATTAGGATCAGTAGTAATGTCCACTGCTGATATTAGAGATATAGCCGATCTTGTAGTGTTGAGGGTCCCGTAAGTTGCGCCATCCTTGAATTTCTGTGATAAAAAATCTAGTACTGAGCTTGCGTCAACGACAAATGGGTCCCGTTCTTTTGCTACTGAAAACATCCACCAGTCCTTTAACGCACTATTGTATTGTTTAATAGTAGACTCTGCTAGAGACGCTGTCAGAATTTCTAATGATGATTCTGGTAGATTTTTTCTTGAGAACGCTTCCCTGATAATCTGACGGCCGCCAGGGTAAGTGTCGCCGCCATGGGATGGGACCGTTGGTCGCTAAGCGGAGAGATTAGAAGATTATTATTAGGTTTAAATATTAACATATCAGAAGTCATAAGGTTTTCAAGCAGTGGGAACCACGGTTGTGTTGACCACAGTGGTATTACAATGACACCAGATGCTCCatcattaataattttttgtaatactCGCGCTATTAAAGCGAAAGGTGGAAATgcgtaaaatttatattttttccaattaattgTAAAAGCATCTATCACCATAGCATCCGGATCACGTTCCCAAGCGCaatattttctacatttaGAATTATTTCGTGAAGCAAATAGATCAATTGCCGGTTCACCAAACCGTTTTATGATGCGTTTGAACGCATAGTCCGCTAAACTCCATTCAGTATCTATATTTTTTACGCGAGATTGATTATCTGCCTCTTTATTTTCTCTTGATGGAATGTAAGAAGCATAAAGCCAGATCCTCCGTTCTTCACACCAGTCCCAAATTTCTTTGGCCAGTAGATGTAAGTGCAGGAATTGCGAACCacccattttatttatataagcCTTTGCTGTTGAATTATCAACTCTGATTAAAATCTCGCAATCACTCAACTCTGTTGCAAAGCACTTTAATGCCAAAAAAGCTGCTCGTAGTTCAAGATCATTAATATGTAAGCTTTTTTCCTCTGGTTTCCAGAAACCTCGAGCATGCTTTCCGTCACAATACGCTCCCCAGCCTGTAAGTGAAGCGTCtgagaaaatttctcttttataATCCGCTATCCTTATTTTACGTGAAGCTATGGGGATTTTTTCCCCCCACCATCTGAGATCttcagaaatatattttggtAACAACATGgttttttcgtaattattataatttgctGTTAGAGCTTCTGTTTTGGCTTTTTCAAGTAGCTTACAATGTAGCATACCATATTCAACAGCTGGGCAAGCAGCTATGAGTGTCCCAATTATTTGGGCTAAAAATCTTATTTTGCATGTCTGCTTcttcattaaaatatttacttgATTTAAAATGGATTCTCTTTTCTGGTCAGTCAACTGTAGACAGAACTTCTCTGAATCAATAATCAGCCCCAAATATTTGCATCGTCTGCTtggcttaaaattacttttttcttcgtttacAATAAAACCGAGAGAAATTAGAAATTCTTTCGTCGCTCTTAAGTTTGCCAAGCAAGATTTGATATCTAGCCCCATACAGAGAAAATCATCAAGGTATACAACGGATAAAAATC from Neodiprion virginianus isolate iyNeoVirg1 chromosome 3, iyNeoVirg1.1, whole genome shotgun sequence encodes the following:
- the LOC124301680 gene encoding uncharacterized protein LOC124301680 isoform X2, whose protein sequence is MAPKGKSGKHYTAVDKKIFLEILKKYKNIVEQKKSDGGSLREKESAWNEIADKFNGVLQISETRTVPQLKNLWSNMKQSQRDALTQETQARMATGGGPEIPEAQVDPDIAAIVPHLMTLAPTEFSSNIIPGEQAIAMGSVLENDDDSLFEFQDVEYLLDASIDRPPTEPIPSCSSGIPVQTCKKMRVKGTTFDLQSSKEQL
- the LOC124301680 gene encoding uncharacterized protein LOC124301680 isoform X1 codes for the protein MAPKGKSGKHYTAVDKKIFLEILKKYKNIVEQKKSDGGSLREKESAWNEIADKFNGVLQISETRTVPQLKNLWSNMKQSQRDALTQETQARMATGGGPEIPEAQVDPDIAAIVPHLMTLAPTEFSSNIIPGEQAIAMGSVLENDDDSLFEFQDVEYLLDASIDRPPTEPIPSCSSGIPVPTCKKMRAAAKRSRSESSSHFSASKSIAQKAMEEAVTQRLDGLSAEDRELFQMKKDREQRISKLMQDNQNDIHLLKVQHLLRIQELEIRKATAEAELAEFKLARERDNL